GGCGCCGGCGATCGAGACGAGCACGAACAGCCACACCGAGACCGAGTGCATGCGCGTGACGGCGATCGGGTCGAGTGCGTAGCGGAACGGCTCGTCCGCGTCGCCGGAGTGCGGGCCCGTCCCCGTGACCACTGTCCCGAGCGTCAGCAGCACCACGGTGAGCCCCGCAAGCACCCAGGGCAGCGGCCGCAGCCCCGGTGGGGCGAGCCGCACCAGCGCGCCGTCGCCCTCGCGCAGCCGCACCAGCAGGTAGGCGGACACGGCCACCAGCGCCAGCGAGATCAGCATGTGCGAGCCGACGATCGCGGGGTGCAGGTCCACCCACACCGTGATGCCGCCGATGACGGCCTGCAGGGCGATGCCCGCCAGCGGCAACCAGGCCAGCCGCTTGAGCGAGGCGGGGCGGGAGGCGACGGGCTCGCGTCGGTACACGGCCCACAGCAGCGCTATGGCGATGACCGTGAGCACCCCGGTCAGCGTGCGGTTGCCGAACTCGATGTACTGGTGGATCGAGGTCTCCTCGTGGAAGACCGGGGTGAACGAGCCCGGCTCGCACATCGGCCAGGAGGAGCAGCCGAGGCCCGAGCCGGTCAGGCGCACTGCGCCGCCGGTGACGATGATGCCGATCTGCGCGACCAGGTTCGCCACGGCCAGCCCCCAGGTGAGCCGGTCCACCCGCGCGGGACGCGTGGGGGCGGCGGGCCCGGCGCCGGTGCCGGAACCGGCCGCCGCGCCCGTGCTCGTGGCCGCGTGGGGCGTGCTTGTGGTCGCCGCGGAGCCGCGGGCGCCGTCGTCGGACCGGCTCGGATCGATCGTGGTGCTCACGGCACCAGGGTACGTGCGCGCACCGACACGTCGGGGCGCGGCACCACCCGGCACGACCGGTTCGTCAGCCAGACCAGGAGGCGCTGCGGTCGCTCAGTCCCAGCGGAACCATCGTGTGGCCAGCCAGGTGCCGACGGCGGTCCACACGGCCAGCACCGCGACGGCACTGAGGTCGAGCGCGCCGGTGGTGGCCAGCGTCCGTAGACCCTCACCGAGCGCACCCGGCGGCAGGAGCGCGACCACCGCCGCCACCGGGTCCGGCAGCACCGCGAGCGGGACCAGCAGCCCCCCGCCGCCGGCCATGAGCACCCAGAGCAGGTTCGCGACGGCGAGCACGGCTTCGGGCCGCAGGGTGCCGCCGACGAGCAGCGCCAGCGACACGAACGCGGCCGCCCCGAGCAGGATCAGCAGCGCGCCGCCGAGGACGGCGAGCGGCCCGGCGCCCTCGCCGCGCCACCCGAGCAGCACTGCCACCAGGAGCAGCACGACTGTCTGCACCGCGAGCACGCAGGCGACGGCGCCGAGCTTGCCCGCCATGAGCCCGCGCGGGCCGAGCGGGGTGGTGGCGAGCAACCGCAGCACGCCCCACCTGCGGTCGAACGCGACGGCGATCGCCTGGGAGGTGAACCCGGTGGACGCCACGGCCAGCGCGAGCGCCCCGGCGAGCGCGGCCGGGGTGCGGGTCTCGCCGGGGAGATCGACCACGTCGGTGCGCACGAGCAGCACCAGCGCGATGACCGGCAGGACGAAGGTGAGCAGGAGCTGCTCCCCGTTGCGCAGCACGGCCGCGGTCTCGAAGCGGGTCTGCGCGAGGACGCGCCGCGCGTGGGTGCGCAGGCCGGCGGTGCCGGTGGCGGCAGGTGCACCGGGTGCACCGGGTGCACCGGGCTCGCCAGGTGCGCCGGGTGCGCCGGGCTCGCCGACGGTCCTCGTGCCGGTCATGCCACGTCCTCCATCCCGCGCAGCTCTCGACCGGTCAGGTCGAGGAACGTGTCCTCCAGGGTGCGGCGGTGCACGGTCACCCGGGCGCCGGGCGCCCCGGCCTCGGTCACCGCGGTGGACACCGCAGCCAGCGTGCCGGCGTCCACCTCGCCGTCGGCGGCGGCGACCTCGACGAGACCATGGACCTCCCGGACCGCCAGGTCGTGCCGGCCCTCGCCCGCCAGCCGCGCGCGCAGCGCCTCGGCCAGCGGCTCCGGCGGCAACGTGCCCAGCGGGTCGATCCGCACCCGTGACCCCCCGGTCAGCTCCGCCGGCGTGCCCTGAGCGATGACCTGGCCGGCGTCGATGATCACGACGTGGTCTGCCAGCTCCTCCGCCTCGTGCATCAGGTGGGTGGTCAGCACCAGCGACGTGCCACCGGCCCGCAATTCGCGGAGCAGGTCCCACACCGCCAGCCGCGCCTGGGGGTCGAGGCCGGCGGAGGGCTCGTCGAGGAACACGAGCTGCGGCCGGCCGACGATGGCCCCCGCCAGGGCGAGCCGCTGACGCTGGCCGCCGGAGAGTCGTCGCACCGCGGTCCGGGTGGCGTCGGCGAGGCCGAGCCGGCCGAGCAGCGCCGTCGGGTCGAGCGGCTGGGCGTGCAGCCGGGCGAGGTGGGAGAGGACGGCGCCGGCGCGCGGGGCCATCGGCAGCCCGCCGTCCTGCAGCATCACCCCGACCTGCTCACGCAGTGCGGCGTCCGCGCCGGGGCTCCGGCGGTCCACCCCGAGCACCTCGATCGTGCCGGCATCGGGGCGACGCAGGCCCTCGCAGCACTCGACGGTGGTGGTCTTGCCGGCGCCGTTGGGGCCGAGCACCGCCGTCAGGCGGCCGCGCGCGGCGGTGAAGGAGAGGCCGCGAACCACCTCCCTGCCGCCGTAGGACTTGCGCAGGCCGCGCACGGCGAGCGCCGGCACGTCGGCGCGGGCGGGGGAGCCCGCTGAGATGTCGGATCGGGTCAGGGCATGCACCCGCCCAGCGTAGGTGGCCGACGACGGCGCACGGCCGCACGTCCCGGCGTCACAGCGTGCGCCAATCCCCTCACTGACTGATCCGGTCCCGCTCTCCTGCTCTTTCCGGTACACGACACGGCGAGCTTTCCACCGCGCCGAGACCTGCCTGTTGCGCCGAAACCTGCTGGTGGAACGGCAGGTGTCGGTCGGAAACTGCAGGTCTCGCCGCGTGGGACCCGTGCCGAAGCCGCGTGTGCCGGTCGCGCCGGCCTGCCGTTGTGCGGGCCATCACGCTCGGCGTGAGGGGTCTCACCCTCGGCGCTGACGGCGCCCCCCTGCCCGCGCTGGCAGGCTGATCCGCGAGACAGGCCGGGCAGGCTGATCGCCGATCCGGGCAGGCTGATCGCCGATCCGGGCAGGCTGATCCGCGAGACGGCCAGGTCGAGGGGTGACGTCCGCCATGCCGTGGGGTGCGGGGTCTCACACCGCCGGTGAGGCTGACCTTCCTTGCGGGGATCAATTTTGGGCACGACAATGTTTCCTAATGACCGGGAGCTTCCCGGTGTCCCGCGCGGGGAGCGCCCGCAGCACGCACGACGACCAGCCGAGGGGAGACCACGCCCATGACACAGCCGTCGACGGCGTCCCCGCACCGCAGCCCCGTCCCCGACGAGGCCGGGACCCGCGAGCGGGTGCTCGAGCTCGTCGTCGAGAAGGGGCCTGTGACCGCCGCGATCCTCGCGCGCGTCCTTCAGCTGACCCCCGCAGCGGTCCGCCGGCACATCTCCCACCTGCAGACGCAGGGCCAGATCGTCGTGCACGAGCTCGCCGGGCCGGAGGTCCGCCGCCGCGGCCGGCCCGCCCGCCACTACGTCGCCACCGACGCCGGTCGTGCCACGTTCACCGACGCCTACTCCGACCTCGCCACCCACGCCCTGGGCTTCCTGGAGCAGGTCGCCGGGGAGGGGGCGCTCGACGCTTTCGCCGAGTCCCGGGTCGGGGAGCTCGAGCGCCGCTACGCCCCGTTGCTGGCGCAGGCCGGCCCGGTGCCCGCCGCCCGTGCGCACGCCCTCGCCGTCGCCCTGACCGCGGACGGCTACGCGGCCACCACCCGCGCCGTCGGGCCGAAGGGC
This window of the Georgenia yuyongxinii genome carries:
- a CDS encoding COX15/CtaA family protein is translated as MSTTIDPSRSDDGARGSAATTSTPHAATSTGAAAGSGTGAGPAAPTRPARVDRLTWGLAVANLVAQIGIIVTGGAVRLTGSGLGCSSWPMCEPGSFTPVFHEETSIHQYIEFGNRTLTGVLTVIAIALLWAVYRREPVASRPASLKRLAWLPLAGIALQAVIGGITVWVDLHPAIVGSHMLISLALVAVSAYLLVRLREGDGALVRLAPPGLRPLPWVLAGLTVVLLTLGTVVTGTGPHSGDADEPFRYALDPIAVTRMHSVSVWLFVLVSIAGAVLLQRRRDDLRLDRARQVWPWLLAVVVVEGVIGYTQHFLGLPEVLVGLHMLGAGLVTVAVTYACSSFYTRRD
- a CDS encoding ABC transporter permease, giving the protein MTGTRTVGEPGAPGAPGEPGAPGAPGAPAATGTAGLRTHARRVLAQTRFETAAVLRNGEQLLLTFVLPVIALVLLVRTDVVDLPGETRTPAALAGALALAVASTGFTSQAIAVAFDRRWGVLRLLATTPLGPRGLMAGKLGAVACVLAVQTVVLLLVAVLLGWRGEGAGPLAVLGGALLILLGAAAFVSLALLVGGTLRPEAVLAVANLLWVLMAGGGGLLVPLAVLPDPVAAVVALLPPGALGEGLRTLATTGALDLSAVAVLAVWTAVGTWLATRWFRWD
- a CDS encoding ABC transporter ATP-binding protein — encoded protein: MTRSDISAGSPARADVPALAVRGLRKSYGGREVVRGLSFTAARGRLTAVLGPNGAGKTTTVECCEGLRRPDAGTIEVLGVDRRSPGADAALREQVGVMLQDGGLPMAPRAGAVLSHLARLHAQPLDPTALLGRLGLADATRTAVRRLSGGQRQRLALAGAIVGRPQLVFLDEPSAGLDPQARLAVWDLLRELRAGGTSLVLTTHLMHEAEELADHVVIIDAGQVIAQGTPAELTGGSRVRIDPLGTLPPEPLAEALRARLAGEGRHDLAVREVHGLVEVAAADGEVDAGTLAAVSTAVTEAGAPGARVTVHRRTLEDTFLDLTGRELRGMEDVA
- a CDS encoding helix-turn-helix transcriptional regulator, with the translated sequence MTQPSTASPHRSPVPDEAGTRERVLELVVEKGPVTAAILARVLQLTPAAVRRHISHLQTQGQIVVHELAGPEVRRRGRPARHYVATDAGRATFTDAYSDLATHALGFLEQVAGEGALDAFAESRVGELERRYAPLLAQAGPVPAARAHALAVALTADGYAATTRAVGPKGFALQLCQGHCPVQEVAEHYPQLCEAETQAFSRLLGVHVQRLATLATGGHVCTTHIPLSAVPTPLTRREPGLARSQTTTSPGDVTEGN